A single genomic interval of Myxococcales bacterium harbors:
- a CDS encoding transposase: IDQYVRWYNEKRIHSALGYRTPNEVEAAYLTLKAA; encoded by the coding sequence CCATCGACCAATATGTCCGCTGGTACAATGAAAAACGAATCCACTCGGCGCTCGGTTACCGGACGCCGAACGAGGTCGAAGCGGCTTACCTCACCCTAAAAGCCGCCTAA